A window from Pseudomonas frederiksbergensis encodes these proteins:
- a CDS encoding symmetrical bis(5'-nucleosyl)-tetraphosphatase, with amino-acid sequence MATYAVGDLQGCLQALQCLLKQVAFDPTRDRLWLVGDLVNRGPQSLDTLRFLYSIRESLVCVLGNHDLHLLAAGKNIERLKKSDTLLEILGAPDSAELLEWLRQQKLMHYDEQRDVALVHAGIPPQWSLRKALKYAAEVEAALRDDNLLPPYLDGMYGNDPAKWDNDLKGVTRLRVITNYFTRMRFCTAEGKLDLKSKEGLDNAPPGYKPWFQHKERKTKGLKIIFGHWAALEGRCNEPGISALDTGCVWGGALTLMNVDTGERLSCKCDEHGLALPPVAAPIPEPSSASAPR; translated from the coding sequence ATGGCAACGTATGCCGTCGGCGATCTGCAGGGCTGCCTTCAAGCACTGCAATGCCTGCTCAAGCAAGTCGCCTTCGACCCGACACGGGATCGTCTGTGGCTGGTCGGCGATCTGGTCAACCGTGGCCCGCAGTCGCTGGACACCTTGCGCTTCCTCTATAGCATCCGCGAATCGCTGGTGTGCGTGCTCGGCAACCACGACCTGCACTTGCTGGCCGCCGGGAAAAACATCGAACGCCTGAAGAAGTCCGACACCCTGCTCGAGATTCTGGGAGCGCCCGATAGCGCGGAACTGCTGGAGTGGCTGCGCCAGCAAAAACTCATGCATTACGACGAACAACGCGATGTTGCCCTGGTACATGCTGGCATTCCGCCGCAGTGGTCGCTGCGCAAAGCCTTGAAGTACGCCGCCGAAGTCGAGGCTGCATTGCGCGACGATAACCTGTTGCCGCCCTACCTCGACGGCATGTACGGCAACGATCCGGCGAAATGGGACAACGACCTCAAAGGCGTGACACGCTTGCGGGTGATTACCAACTATTTCACCCGCATGCGGTTTTGTACCGCCGAGGGCAAGCTTGACCTCAAAAGCAAGGAAGGCCTCGATAATGCGCCACCGGGCTACAAACCCTGGTTTCAACACAAAGAGCGCAAGACCAAGGGCCTTAAGATCATCTTCGGCCACTGGGCCGCTCTGGAAGGCCGATGCAATGAGCCGGGCATCTCGGCCCTCGACACCGGTTGTGTCTGGGGTGGCGCCTTGACCCTGATGAATGTCGACACCGGTGAACGCCTGTCTTGCAAATGCGATGAGCATGGCCTTGCCCTGCCGCCAGTCGCCGCACCTATCCCCGAACCATCGTCAGCAAGCGCCCCGCGCTAG
- the surA gene encoding peptidylprolyl isomerase SurA produces the protein MKTKLSDCLRPLMLGALFLGTAANAAVESIDKVVAIVDNDVVMQSQLDQRVHEVQQTIAKRGAAVPPANVLDQQVLERLIVENLQLQIGERSGIRITDEELNQAVGTIAQRNNMSVDQFRAALTRDGLSYDDARDQIRREMIISRVRQRRVAERIQVSEQEVKNFLASDLGKMQLSEEFRLANILIPTPESANSDAIQNAAKQADAVYQQLQQGADFGQLAIAKSASETALEGGDMGWRKAAQLPPPFDRLLSTMAVGDVTQPMRTPGGFIILKILDKRGGETQVRDEVHVRHILVKPSPIRDEAKTKALAESLYSRIESGEDFGELAKSFSEDPGSALNGGDLNWIDPNALVPEFREVMAKTPQGQLSKPFQTQYGWHVLEVLGRRATDSTTQAREQQAMTVLRNRKYDEELQTWLRQIRDEAYVEIKLPGADQAAQ, from the coding sequence GTGAAGACCAAGCTTTCTGATTGTCTGCGCCCGCTGATGCTGGGCGCGCTGTTCCTGGGTACCGCGGCGAACGCCGCGGTGGAGTCCATCGATAAAGTGGTGGCCATTGTCGATAACGACGTGGTCATGCAGAGCCAACTGGACCAACGGGTTCATGAAGTTCAGCAAACCATCGCCAAGCGCGGTGCTGCAGTACCGCCGGCTAACGTGCTGGATCAGCAGGTACTTGAACGCCTGATCGTCGAAAACCTGCAACTGCAGATCGGCGAACGTTCCGGCATCCGCATTACCGATGAAGAACTGAACCAGGCTGTCGGCACCATTGCCCAGCGCAACAACATGTCCGTGGATCAATTCCGCGCCGCTCTGACTCGCGACGGTCTGTCTTACGACGACGCCCGTGACCAGATTCGCCGCGAAATGATCATCAGCCGTGTGCGTCAGCGTCGTGTGGCCGAGCGTATCCAGGTTTCCGAACAGGAAGTGAAGAACTTCCTCGCTTCCGACCTTGGCAAGATGCAACTGTCCGAAGAGTTCCGCCTGGCCAACATCCTGATTCCTACGCCGGAAAGCGCCAACTCCGACGCGATTCAGAATGCAGCCAAGCAAGCCGACGCGGTTTACCAGCAACTCCAGCAAGGCGCTGACTTCGGTCAGTTGGCAATCGCCAAATCCGCCAGCGAAACCGCACTGGAAGGCGGCGACATGGGCTGGCGTAAAGCCGCTCAACTGCCACCTCCGTTCGATCGCCTGCTCAGCACCATGGCAGTGGGTGATGTGACCCAACCTATGCGTACTCCGGGCGGCTTCATCATTTTGAAGATCCTCGACAAGCGTGGCGGCGAAACCCAGGTGCGTGACGAAGTGCACGTGCGTCATATCCTGGTCAAACCGAGCCCGATCCGCGACGAAGCAAAAACCAAAGCGCTCGCTGAGTCCCTCTACTCCCGCATCGAATCGGGCGAAGACTTCGGCGAACTGGCGAAAAGCTTCTCGGAAGATCCAGGTTCCGCCCTCAACGGTGGCGACCTGAACTGGATCGACCCGAATGCACTGGTTCCCGAGTTCCGCGAAGTGATGGCCAAGACCCCACAAGGTCAGCTGTCCAAGCCGTTCCAGACTCAATATGGCTGGCACGTTCTGGAAGTCCTTGGCCGTCGTGCCACTGACAGCACCACCCAGGCCCGTGAGCAGCAAGCGATGACCGTATTGCGTAACCGCAAATATGATGAAGAGCTGCAAACCTGGCTGCGTCAGATCCGTGACGAAGCGTACGTAGAGATCAAACTCCCTGGTGCAGACCAGGCAGCGCAGTGA
- a CDS encoding LPS-assembly protein LptD — protein sequence MALKSPAFRKKFPLLVTGSLLALQPLATSFVVAAEQYDCSVSASGAWNCAPKSPAAALPPRPVHDGSAAATTSGETPADSGSSQDTGAKPVLVTEAKGRGLKSRSEDYSHLDWVPREKLTAAQLAETGPYCAGSYIEPIRPGMNDKTNKSDAPTFLGAKASRYKQDEQVATLAGDVVMRQGSMQVEADEANLYQAESRGELSGNVRVRDNGALIVGDHADVQLDTGEAKVDNAEYVMHKSRIRGSALYAKRAENAIIRLKDGTYTTCEPDSNAWQLKGNNITLNPATGFGTATNVTLRVKDIPVLYTPYIYFPIDDRRQSGFLPPTIGTGTDTGFMLVTPYYFNLAPNYDATLYPRYMSKHGLLMEGEFRYLTPSSEGQFGAAYLNDEDTDRSKQTDYQKNRYMYNWQHKGGLDSRVLTQVDYTKISDPYYFQDLQTDQIGVKSSDFVNQQGSVTYRGDSYTARVNAQAYQLATVSDITPYDRLPQITFNGQLPTHPGGLNFDYETEVVRFDRDLKDGNFVNEDGSVEPRLDNNVTGLARANGDRLNLKPGVSLPLDWTYGFVKPSLKYQYTQYQLDLDGTGKSQIDAQTAEQQKLNGTFSSSQNRGVPIASIDSGLYFDRNTQWFGKNYRQTLEPRLFYLYVPETDQEDIPVFDTGEYTFNYASLFRDNRFSGADRVGDENKLSLGVTNRWIEDNGFERQRISVGQAMYFKDREVQLPGIDAKTRQDAQANVSPYALEYEYRWNRDWRTTADYNWDPDSRSPRSGSAMFHYQPEDNPNKVINAGYRYRNDQIRYDQNTGKWQVGGGDYGTPGQPGYVKDYYKIQQHDFSVIWPIVPQWNAISRWQYDYNRNRTLEAFGGFEYDNCCWKLRLINRYWVSYDEFSQNAPENEKGDHGIFLQIVLKGLGGLTGSKVESFLDKGIQGYREREDQAF from the coding sequence ATGGCATTGAAATCCCCCGCGTTTCGTAAAAAATTTCCGTTGTTGGTTACCGGCAGTCTGCTGGCCCTGCAACCTCTAGCCACTTCGTTCGTGGTCGCCGCGGAACAGTATGACTGCTCAGTCTCTGCTTCGGGTGCCTGGAACTGTGCGCCAAAATCTCCAGCAGCTGCGCTGCCACCGCGCCCCGTCCATGACGGCAGTGCGGCGGCAACCACCAGCGGCGAGACTCCGGCTGACAGCGGTTCAAGTCAAGACACCGGCGCCAAGCCTGTGCTGGTGACCGAAGCCAAGGGCCGCGGCCTGAAGTCGCGTAGCGAAGACTACAGTCACCTCGACTGGGTTCCGCGCGAGAAGCTCACTGCAGCGCAATTGGCCGAAACCGGTCCTTACTGCGCTGGTTCCTATATCGAACCGATTCGTCCTGGCATGAATGACAAGACGAATAAAAGTGACGCTCCGACCTTCCTCGGCGCCAAAGCCTCTCGCTATAAGCAGGATGAGCAAGTCGCGACCCTCGCCGGTGACGTGGTCATGCGCCAGGGCAGCATGCAGGTCGAAGCCGACGAAGCGAACCTTTACCAGGCCGAGAGCCGTGGCGAACTGAGCGGCAACGTCCGTGTTCGCGACAACGGCGCACTGATCGTTGGCGACCACGCCGACGTGCAGCTCGACACCGGTGAAGCCAAGGTCGACAACGCCGAATACGTGATGCACAAATCCCGTATCCGCGGCAGTGCGCTGTATGCCAAGCGTGCCGAGAACGCGATCATCCGCCTCAAGGATGGTACGTACACCACGTGCGAACCGGACAGCAACGCCTGGCAGCTCAAGGGCAACAACATTACCTTGAACCCGGCCACCGGCTTCGGTACCGCGACCAACGTGACGCTGCGGGTCAAGGACATTCCGGTCCTGTACACGCCGTACATCTATTTCCCGATCGACGACCGTCGCCAGTCCGGCTTCCTGCCGCCGACCATCGGCACCGGCACCGATACCGGCTTCATGCTGGTCACACCGTATTACTTCAACCTGGCACCCAACTACGATGCCACGTTGTACCCGCGCTACATGAGCAAGCACGGCTTGTTGATGGAAGGCGAGTTCCGTTACCTGACCCCTTCAAGCGAAGGTCAGTTCGGCGCCGCGTACCTCAACGACGAAGACACCGATCGCAGCAAGCAGACCGACTACCAGAAAAACCGCTACATGTATAACTGGCAGCACAAGGGCGGTCTCGACTCGCGCGTTCTGACCCAGGTCGATTACACCAAGATCAGCGATCCGTATTACTTCCAGGATCTGCAGACTGACCAGATCGGTGTGAAAAGTTCTGACTTCGTGAACCAGCAGGGTTCTGTCACCTATCGTGGCGACAGCTACACCGCTCGCGTGAACGCACAGGCTTATCAACTCGCGACCGTTTCGGACATTACCCCATACGACCGCTTGCCGCAGATCACTTTCAATGGTCAGTTGCCGACTCACCCAGGTGGCCTGAATTTCGATTACGAGACAGAAGTCGTTCGATTTGACCGTGACTTGAAGGACGGCAACTTCGTAAACGAAGATGGCTCTGTTGAACCGCGTCTTGATAACAACGTTACCGGACTGGCACGTGCCAATGGCGACCGTTTGAATCTCAAACCGGGTGTCAGTCTGCCATTGGACTGGACTTATGGCTTCGTGAAGCCATCGCTCAAATACCAGTACACCCAGTACCAACTGGATCTGGACGGTACCGGCAAAAGCCAGATTGACGCGCAAACCGCAGAGCAGCAAAAGCTCAACGGCACCTTCAGCAGCAGCCAGAACCGTGGCGTGCCGATTGCAAGCATCGATAGCGGCCTGTACTTCGATCGCAATACCCAATGGTTCGGCAAGAATTATCGCCAGACCCTCGAACCGCGCCTGTTCTACCTGTATGTCCCTGAAACGGACCAGGAAGACATTCCGGTCTTCGACACCGGCGAATACACCTTCAACTATGCGTCGTTGTTCCGTGACAACCGCTTCTCCGGCGCCGACCGCGTCGGCGACGAGAACAAACTGTCCCTGGGCGTAACCAACCGCTGGATCGAAGACAATGGCTTCGAACGTCAACGTATCAGTGTTGGTCAGGCCATGTACTTCAAGGACCGTGAAGTCCAGTTGCCGGGAATCGACGCAAAAACCCGCCAGGACGCGCAGGCTAACGTCTCGCCGTACGCGCTGGAATACGAATACCGCTGGAACCGTGATTGGCGCACCACGGCCGATTACAACTGGGACCCGGACAGCCGCAGCCCTCGCTCGGGCAGCGCGATGTTCCACTACCAGCCTGAAGACAACCCGAACAAGGTCATCAACGCCGGCTATCGCTATCGTAATGACCAGATCCGTTACGACCAGAACACCGGTAAATGGCAAGTGGGCGGCGGTGACTACGGTACTCCGGGCCAACCTGGCTACGTGAAGGACTACTACAAGATCCAACAGCACGATTTCTCGGTGATCTGGCCGATCGTGCCGCAATGGAACGCCATCAGCCGCTGGCAGTATGACTACAACCGTAACCGTACCCTGGAAGCTTTCGGTGGTTTCGAGTACGACAACTGCTGCTGGAAACTGCGCCTGATCAACCGTTACTGGGTTTCGTATGACGAGTTCAGTCAGAACGCCCCGGAAAACGAAAAAGGCGACCACGGCATCTTCCTACAAATTGTTCTGAAGGGACTCGGCGGCCTCACCGGCTCCAAAGTAGAGAGCTTCCTCGACAAAGGCATCCAAGGTTATCGTGAACGTGAAGACCAAGCTTTCTGA
- the rsmA gene encoding 16S rRNA (adenine(1518)-N(6)/adenine(1519)-N(6))-dimethyltransferase RsmA, which produces MTEHYQHKARKRFGQNFLHDAGVIDRILRAIRAKPEDRLLEIGPGQGALTQGLLNSGAQLDVVELDKDLIPILNQQFASKSNFSLHQGDALKFDFTSLNAAPNSLRVVGNLPYNISTPLIFHLLHNASLIRDMHFMLQKEVVERLAAGPGGGDWGRLSIMVQYHCRVEHLFNVGPGAFNPPPKVDSAIVRLVPHAVLPHPAKDHKLLERVVREAFNQRRKTLRNTLKLLLSNAEIEAAGVDGSLRPEQLDLAAFVRLADKLSEQVLQTPAAD; this is translated from the coding sequence ATGACCGAGCATTACCAACACAAGGCGCGCAAACGCTTTGGCCAGAACTTCCTGCACGATGCCGGCGTTATCGACCGTATCCTGCGCGCCATCCGCGCCAAGCCCGAAGACCGCCTGCTGGAAATCGGCCCTGGCCAGGGTGCTCTGACTCAAGGCCTGCTTAACAGCGGCGCCCAGTTGGACGTGGTGGAACTGGACAAGGATCTGATCCCGATCCTCAACCAGCAATTTGCCAGCAAGAGCAATTTCAGCCTGCATCAGGGTGATGCTCTGAAGTTTGACTTCACCAGCCTGAACGCTGCGCCGAACAGCCTGCGGGTGGTCGGCAACCTGCCGTACAACATCTCTACGCCGCTGATTTTTCACCTCCTGCATAACGCCAGCCTGATTCGCGACATGCACTTCATGCTGCAAAAAGAAGTGGTCGAGCGCCTGGCAGCAGGCCCTGGTGGTGGTGACTGGGGCCGCTTGTCGATCATGGTTCAGTATCACTGCAGGGTTGAACATCTGTTCAACGTTGGCCCGGGCGCGTTCAATCCGCCGCCAAAAGTCGACTCAGCTATCGTGCGCCTGGTGCCTCACGCAGTACTGCCGCACCCGGCCAAGGATCACAAGCTGTTGGAGCGCGTCGTGCGCGAAGCCTTTAACCAGCGCCGCAAGACCCTGCGCAACACCCTCAAGCTGCTGCTGAGCAACGCTGAAATCGAAGCCGCCGGCGTCGATGGCAGCCTGCGCCCCGAACAGCTCGATCTGGCCGCCTTCGTGCGCCTGGCCGACAAGCTCAGCGAACAAGTCCTACAGACGCCCGCCGCCGACTGA
- the apaG gene encoding Co2+/Mg2+ efflux protein ApaG: protein MSDPRYQVDVSVVTRYLAEQSQPEQNRFAFAYTITVHNNGELPAKLLSRHWVITDGDGHVEEVRGAGVVGLQPLIAVGESHTYSSGTVMTSKVGTMQGTYEMVADDGKHFDAIIAPFRLAVPGALH from the coding sequence ATGTCCGATCCTCGTTATCAGGTCGACGTCAGCGTCGTCACCCGCTATCTGGCAGAACAATCGCAACCCGAGCAAAACCGCTTTGCCTTCGCCTATACCATCACCGTGCACAACAATGGCGAGCTACCGGCCAAACTGTTGTCGCGGCACTGGGTGATCACCGACGGTGACGGGCATGTCGAAGAGGTACGCGGGGCCGGTGTTGTTGGCCTGCAACCGTTGATCGCGGTGGGCGAAAGTCACACCTACAGCAGCGGCACCGTCATGACCTCCAAGGTCGGCACGATGCAGGGCACTTATGAAATGGTTGCCGACGACGGTAAACACTTCGACGCCATCATCGCCCCATTCCGCCTGGCGGTGCCCGGAGCCCTGCACTGA
- the glpE gene encoding thiosulfate sulfurtransferase GlpE, with product MSEFKRIPPEQAQALREQGAVVVDVRDPATFAALHIAGSKHLDNHSLSDFIRAADLDAPTVVVCYHGNSSQSAAAYLISQGFSDVYSMDGGFELWRTTYPSETAQGTSE from the coding sequence ATGAGCGAATTCAAACGTATCCCCCCGGAACAGGCCCAAGCCCTGCGCGAGCAAGGCGCGGTAGTGGTCGATGTCCGCGACCCAGCAACTTTTGCCGCGCTGCACATCGCCGGCTCGAAGCATCTGGATAACCACTCCCTCTCGGATTTCATCCGCGCTGCCGACCTCGACGCACCGACCGTGGTCGTCTGCTACCACGGCAACTCCAGTCAGAGCGCCGCCGCGTACCTCATTAGTCAGGGCTTCTCCGACGTCTACAGCATGGATGGCGGTTTTGAGCTGTGGCGTACGACTTATCCTTCGGAAACGGCGCAAGGCACTTCCGAATAA
- a CDS encoding YeaH/YhbH family protein, with protein sequence MSYVIDRRLNGKNKSTVNRQRFLRRYRDHIKKAVEEAVSRRSITDMEHGEQISIPGRDIDEPVLHHGRGGKQTVVHPGNKEFTSGEHIARPPGGGGGRGPGKAGNTGEGMDEFVFQITQEEFLEFMFEDLELPNLVKRNLTGTDTFKTVRAGISNEGNPSRINIIRTLRSAHARRIALSGSSRAKLREAKEELLRLKREEPDNFGDIQKVEAEIEKLSARIHRVPFLDTFDLKYNLLIKQPNPSSKAVMFCLMDVSGSMTQATKDIAKRFFILLYLFLKRNYDKIDVVFIRHHTSAREVDEEEFFYSRETGGTIVSSALKLMQEIMAERYPSNEWNIYAAQASDGDNWNDDSPICRDILINQIMPFVQYYTYVEITPREHQALWFEYERIAEAFSDTFAQQQLVSAGDIYPVFRELFQRRLVT encoded by the coding sequence ATGAGCTATGTGATCGACCGACGTCTCAATGGCAAGAACAAGAGCACGGTGAACCGTCAGCGGTTTCTGCGGCGTTACCGTGATCACATCAAAAAGGCTGTCGAAGAGGCGGTCAGCCGGCGCTCCATTACCGATATGGAACACGGCGAACAAATCAGCATTCCCGGTCGCGACATTGACGAGCCGGTGCTTCACCACGGTCGCGGTGGCAAGCAGACCGTCGTGCACCCGGGCAACAAGGAGTTCACCAGTGGCGAGCACATTGCCCGTCCGCCCGGAGGTGGCGGTGGCAGAGGGCCGGGCAAGGCCGGCAACACGGGCGAAGGGATGGACGAGTTCGTCTTCCAGATCACCCAGGAGGAATTCCTCGAATTCATGTTCGAGGACCTCGAGCTGCCGAACCTGGTCAAGCGCAACCTGACCGGCACCGACACCTTCAAGACCGTTCGTGCCGGGATCAGTAACGAAGGCAATCCGTCGCGGATCAACATCATCCGCACCTTGCGCTCGGCCCATGCTCGGCGCATCGCCCTGTCTGGCAGCAGCCGGGCAAAATTACGCGAGGCCAAGGAAGAACTGCTGCGCCTCAAGCGTGAAGAGCCAGACAACTTCGGCGACATTCAGAAAGTCGAGGCGGAAATCGAAAAACTCAGTGCGCGCATTCATCGCGTACCGTTCCTCGATACCTTCGACCTCAAGTACAACTTGCTCATCAAGCAGCCCAACCCCAGTTCCAAGGCGGTAATGTTCTGCCTGATGGACGTGTCCGGCTCCATGACCCAAGCGACCAAGGACATCGCCAAGCGTTTCTTTATCCTGCTGTACCTGTTTCTCAAGCGTAACTACGACAAGATCGACGTCGTGTTCATTCGCCACCACACCAGTGCCCGGGAAGTGGACGAAGAAGAGTTTTTCTATTCTCGCGAAACCGGCGGCACCATCGTTTCCAGCGCCTTGAAACTGATGCAGGAGATCATGGCCGAACGCTATCCGAGCAATGAGTGGAACATCTATGCCGCCCAGGCTTCCGACGGCGATAACTGGAACGACGACTCGCCGATCTGCCGCGACATTCTGATCAACCAGATCATGCCGTTCGTGCAGTACTACACTTACGTTGAGATTACCCCGCGCGAACATCAGGCCCTGTGGTTCGAGTACGAACGCATCGCCGAAGCCTTCTCTGACACTTTTGCCCAGCAACAACTGGTCTCGGCCGGGGATATCTATCCGGTCTTCCGTGAACTCTTCCAGCGCAGGTTAGTGACATGA
- a CDS encoding PrkA family serine protein kinase has protein sequence MSIFSHFQQRFESTRQEELSLQEYLELCKSDRSAYASAAERLLLAIGEPELLDTSANSRLSRIFSNKVIRRYPAFEDFHGMEECIDQIVSYFRHAAQGLEEKKQILYLLGPVGGGKSSLAEKLKQLIEKVPFYAIKGSPVFESPLGLFNATEDGAILEEDFGIPRRYLNTIMSPWATKRLAEFGGDISQFRVVKLYPSILNQIAVAKTEPGDENNQDISALVGKVDIRKLEEFPQNDADAYSYSGALCRANQGLMEFVEMFKAPIKVLHPLLTATQEGNYNSTEGLGAIPFTGILLAHSNESEWHTFRNNKNNEAFIDRIYIVKVPYCLRVSDEVKIYDKLLFNSSLAKAHCAPDTLKMLAQFTVLSRLKEPENSNIYSKMRVYDGENLKDTDPKAKSIQEYRDNAGVDEGMNGLSTRFAFKILSKVFNFDPHEIAANPVHLLYVLEQQIEQEQFQAETRERYLRFLKEYLAPRYIEFIGKEIQTAYLESYSEYGQNIFDRYVLYADFWIQDQEYRDPETGEILNRVALNEELEKIEKPAGISNPKDFRNEIVNFVLRARANNNGKNPTWLSYEKLRVVIEKKMFSNTEDLLPVISFNAKASKEDQQKHNDFVTRMVERGYTDKQVRLLSEWYLRVRKSQ, from the coding sequence ATGAGTATCTTTAGCCACTTCCAACAACGCTTCGAGTCCACACGCCAGGAAGAACTCTCGCTGCAAGAGTATCTTGAACTGTGCAAAAGCGACCGTAGCGCCTACGCTTCCGCCGCCGAGCGTCTGTTACTGGCCATCGGTGAGCCGGAGCTTCTCGACACTTCGGCCAACTCGAGGCTGTCGCGGATCTTTTCCAACAAGGTAATCCGCCGCTATCCGGCCTTTGAAGACTTCCACGGGATGGAAGAATGCATTGACCAGATCGTGTCGTATTTCCGTCATGCCGCTCAGGGCCTGGAAGAGAAGAAGCAGATTCTCTATCTGCTCGGTCCTGTGGGTGGCGGTAAATCGTCCCTGGCCGAGAAGCTGAAACAGCTGATCGAAAAAGTGCCCTTCTACGCGATCAAGGGCTCGCCGGTATTCGAATCACCTCTGGGTCTGTTCAACGCCACCGAAGATGGCGCGATCCTCGAGGAAGACTTCGGCATTCCACGGCGCTACCTCAACACCATCATGTCGCCATGGGCGACCAAACGCCTCGCCGAGTTCGGCGGTGACATCAGCCAGTTCCGTGTGGTGAAGCTGTATCCGTCGATCCTCAACCAGATCGCAGTGGCCAAGACCGAGCCGGGAGATGAAAACAACCAGGACATTTCGGCACTGGTGGGCAAGGTCGATATCCGCAAACTCGAAGAATTCCCGCAGAACGATGCCGACGCCTACAGCTACTCGGGCGCACTGTGCCGGGCCAACCAGGGCCTGATGGAATTCGTCGAAATGTTCAAGGCGCCGATCAAGGTGCTGCACCCACTGCTGACCGCCACCCAGGAAGGCAACTACAACAGTACCGAAGGTCTGGGGGCCATTCCGTTTACCGGGATCCTGCTGGCCCACTCCAACGAATCGGAATGGCATACCTTCCGCAACAACAAGAACAACGAAGCCTTCATCGATCGGATCTACATCGTCAAAGTGCCGTACTGCCTGCGGGTCAGCGACGAAGTGAAGATCTACGACAAGCTCTTGTTCAACAGCTCCCTGGCCAAGGCTCACTGCGCGCCTGACACCCTGAAGATGCTTGCCCAGTTCACCGTACTGTCGCGACTCAAAGAGCCGGAAAACTCCAACATCTACTCCAAGATGCGCGTGTACGACGGTGAAAACCTCAAGGACACCGATCCGAAGGCCAAGTCGATCCAGGAATACCGCGACAACGCGGGTGTCGACGAAGGCATGAACGGCCTGTCGACTCGCTTCGCGTTCAAGATCCTGTCGAAAGTGTTCAACTTCGATCCGCACGAAATCGCTGCCAACCCGGTGCACTTGCTTTACGTGCTGGAACAACAGATCGAACAGGAACAATTCCAGGCGGAAACCCGCGAACGCTATCTGCGCTTCCTCAAGGAGTACCTGGCACCGCGTTATATCGAGTTCATCGGCAAGGAAATCCAGACCGCCTACCTCGAGTCTTACAGCGAGTATGGCCAGAACATCTTCGATCGCTATGTGCTGTACGCCGACTTCTGGATCCAGGACCAGGAATACCGCGACCCGGAAACCGGCGAGATCCTCAACCGCGTAGCGCTGAACGAAGAACTGGAGAAAATCGAAAAACCGGCCGGCATCAGCAATCCGAAGGATTTCCGCAACGAAATCGTCAACTTCGTACTGCGTGCCCGGGCCAACAACAACGGCAAGAACCCGACCTGGCTCAGCTACGAAAAACTGCGGGTGGTCATCGAGAAGAAAATGTTCTCCAACACCGAGGACCTCCTGCCAGTCATCAGCTTCAACGCCAAGGCCAGCAAAGAGGACCAGCAGAAGCACAACGACTTCGTCACACGGATGGTCGAGCGGGGCTACACCGACAAACAGGTACGACTGCTGTCCGAGTGGTACCTGCGGGTCAGAAAATCACAATAA
- the pdxA gene encoding 4-hydroxythreonine-4-phosphate dehydrogenase PdxA, producing the protein MKPKRFALTPGEPAGIGPDLCLLLASQAQPHPLIAITSRDLLLERAAQLGVVVDLLPVTPDRWPDVPAPANSLYVWDTPLNAKVTAGQLDKANAAFVLETLTRAGQGCLDGHFAGMITAPVHKGVINESGIAFSGHTEFLADLTHTAQVVMMLATRGLRVALVTTHLPLREIADAITPERLERVTRILHADLQEKFGIARPRILVCGLNPHAGEGGHLGHEEIDIIEPTLERLRGEGMDLRGPLPADTLFTPKYLEHCDAVLAMYHDQGLPVLKYKGFGAAVNVTLGLPIIRTSVDHGTALDLAGSGKIDTGSLQVALETAYQMAETRL; encoded by the coding sequence GTGAAACCCAAACGTTTCGCGCTGACACCCGGCGAACCGGCCGGCATAGGTCCCGACCTGTGCCTGCTGCTTGCCTCGCAAGCCCAGCCACATCCCCTGATTGCCATTACCAGCCGCGACCTGCTCCTCGAGCGGGCCGCGCAACTGGGCGTGGTCGTCGATTTGCTGCCGGTAACCCCGGACCGCTGGCCGGATGTACCCGCGCCAGCCAACAGCCTGTATGTCTGGGATACACCGCTCAACGCCAAGGTCACTGCCGGGCAACTGGACAAGGCCAACGCGGCTTTCGTTCTGGAAACCCTGACCCGAGCGGGCCAAGGCTGCCTGGACGGGCATTTTGCCGGCATGATCACCGCCCCTGTGCACAAGGGCGTGATCAATGAATCCGGAATCGCCTTTTCCGGCCATACGGAATTTCTCGCCGACCTGACCCATACCGCACAAGTGGTGATGATGCTCGCCACTCGCGGATTGCGCGTGGCGCTGGTCACCACTCACCTGCCCCTTCGCGAGATTGCCGATGCGATCACGCCGGAGCGCCTGGAACGGGTCACGCGAATTCTGCACGCCGATCTGCAAGAAAAATTCGGCATTGCCCGGCCACGCATCCTCGTGTGTGGGCTCAACCCCCATGCCGGCGAAGGCGGACACCTGGGCCATGAAGAAATCGACATCATCGAACCTACATTAGAGCGCCTGCGCGGCGAAGGAATGGACCTTCGTGGCCCCCTGCCCGCCGACACTCTGTTTACCCCCAAGTATCTGGAGCACTGCGATGCAGTGCTGGCGATGTACCACGACCAGGGCCTGCCTGTGCTGAAGTACAAAGGCTTCGGCGCGGCAGTCAACGTGACCCTCGGCTTGCCGATCATCCGCACATCGGTGGACCACGGCACTGCCCTGGACCTGGCCGGTAGCGGCAAAATCGACACCGGCAGCCTGCAAGTCGCCCTGGAAACCGCCTACCAGATGGCCGAGACCCGTTTATGA